The genomic window GTTGCTCTTCTGGACCAAACACTTTCACAGCGGTGCAAACCTTAATCGATGCTGTGGAAAACAagtataagaaagaaagtaatatCGAGTTCCAAGTTTTCTTCAATGATTCTTCGAACAATGATTTCAACACTCTTTTCAAAACACTTCCTCCGGCTAGACTGTATTTCGCAAGTGGAGTACCGGGTTCTTTCTTTGGTCGTGTTCTTCCTAGAAATAGTCTCCATTTGGGAGTTTCTGCTTACTCACTCCATTTCATATCCAAGATTCCCAAAGAAGTTAAAGATCGTGATTCTCCTGTGTGGAACAAGGACATACATTGCTCTGGATCTTCAAAAGAGGTAGCAAAATTGTATCTTGGTCAATACAAGATCGATGTGGGGAGTTTCTTGAACGCGAGAGCGCAAGAGCTTGTGTCCGGTGGATTGCTATTGCTTCTTGGTTCATGTCGTCCAAATGGAGTTCAAATGTTTGAAACGGTTGAAGGCatgatgattgattttattggaGCTTCTCTTAATGAAATTGCTAACCAGGTACTTCAATCTCATAAAACACTAGTTACTCGTTTGATCATTACATTATACTAATAAATCCATACTAAcatgttatgtttttggcTGTCTGTTCAAAAGGGTCTAATAGATCAACAAAAGCTTGACACTTTTAAGTTGCCTATCTATGCTCCACAAGCGGATGAATTGAAGCAAATCATCGAGGATAACGGGTGTTTCACGATTGAGGTATTCGAAAATATTATACACGCCAAGGGAGAGTATCCGTTAGACCCCGAGTTTTTAACAGTCTCCTTTAAGGTCACGGTTGGAGGATCAGTAGCTTCACTATTTGGGCAAGATGGTATGGAGAAAACCTTTGAGCTTGTGAAAGAGAAGACACAAGAAATGCTTCCTCAGATAGCCAAAGCCAAACCCGGAATGCAATACCTCATTGTGCTTCGAAGAAACTGTTTTCATGATCTATTTAGATCTTTGAAACGAGACTTAAATAATGTAATTGCAATgatgtgtgtttgtgtgtgtatgtgttgtattgtttgttattttaaatagtCTCTTTCGTTTATGTATATCACAAATACATATCACAACGTTCATATTTGCAATGTGCCAAAATCCTCCACGTGTTAAATCCATTTGTTCATAGTTTCTCGTTACAAGACAACAAATGGTATCAATGTCCACGGAAAAATTGCATACTTGCAcgcaatctcttcttcttcttcttcgttcttctCGTAGCTTGAAATAAGATTCATCAGAAGAGtaaataaacatcaaaatccaACAAACCAAACTAGAAAAATGTCAGTAGTTTTACTCTCTTCTACTTCTGCAACAATCACCAAATCCCAATCCAAAAAGATTCCCTTTTTATCTCCCACCACAAAATTCCCATTAAAGGTCTCAATTTCTCCATCAAGATCGAAACTTTTCCACAACCCTTTACGCGTGGCGGCGCCGCCGTCTGTACCCACTTCGGATTCGACGGAGGAGAAGCGGATCGAAGAAGAATACGGCGGagataaggaagaagaagggtcTGAGTTTAAGTGGAGAGATCATTGGTATCCAGTTTCTTTGGTTGAGGATTTGGATCCGAATGTGCCAACCCCGTTCCAGCTCTTGGGTCGAGACCTTGTACTCTGGTTTGATCGGAATGATCAGAAATGGGCAGCCTTTGATGATCTCTGCCCTCACCGGCTCGCTCCTTTATCtgtaatctctctctcttggaAGAAACAGTTCAAGTAGTTTATAACTgtgatttggatttggattagAAGAATAAATTATTGTAGATGATTGTTTATtgtaaagttttgatttttaaagtatatcaATTAGGTTAAAAGCttcaaagaataaaatattaggGTCAGAATCAGAAcagttttgtgttgttgttattgttatgacttatgagcaAAAAGAAGTAAACTTTGTTGTGTATGTAACCAAAGTTTTGAGCTTGACTCATTGATGTGTTTGTGTATGTGTTGATGCATTGTGGTTATGTAGGAAGGAAGGTTGGATGAGAATGGACACTTGCAATGTTCGTATCATGGATGGTCATTTGGTGGGTGTGGATCTTGCACTAGGATTCCTCAGGCTGCTACTTCAGGTCCTGAAGCTCGTGCTGTTAAATCCCCGAGAGCTTGTGCTATTAAGTTCCCGACAATGGTGTCTCAAGGTCTTCTCTTTGTGTGGCCTGATGAAAATGGTTGGGATAGAGCCAATTCAATTGAACCCCCTAGGTAACGAAAATGATTATCTTCTCAGGCTTCCATGAACATAGCATACTCGTTTTATTACTCGTTTTATTAAATGCGTTGATCTTTAACATAAAAGGTTGCCGGATGATTTCGATAAACCGGAATTTTCGACGGTGACAATTCAAAGGGATCTTTTCTATGGATATGATACTCTCATGGAAAATGTATCTGATCCTTCCCATATAGATTTTGCTCATCACAAggtgttgttttctttctcaaagcTCCCAATGTGTTTGCATTTCCACTAAGGGATATTATCCTCAGGCGATGATTACGTGTTGTAAACAGGTTACaggaagaagagacagagCCAAACCATTGCCGTTCAAGGTGGAGTCAAGTGGGCCTTGGGGTTTCCAAGGTGCGAATGATGACAGTCCAAGGATAACCGCAAAATTTGTTGCTCCGTGCTATTCTATGAACAAGTGAGTGTTGAGTTTGCTCACTATACATAATAAATGGTTAGCATACAGTTGCATAGAATGAAATTGTGTATCCTTGTCTACAGAATTGAGTTAGATGCGAAACTACCAATCGTCGGTAATCAAAAATGGGTCATTTGGATTTGCTCATTCAATATACCAATGGCTCCAGGAAAGACCCGTTCCATCGTTTGCAGCGCCCGTAACTTCTTTCAGTTCTCTGTACCAGGACCAGCTTGGTGGCAGGTAAAACAAACTTTGATTCCATCTCTAATCCGATTTTACTACGTAAATTCTTCTGAAGCTGTTCCTTGTTAGGTTGTACCAAGATGGTATGAACACTGGACTTCGAACTTAGTCTATGACGGAGACATGATCGTACTTCAAGGACAAGAGAAAGTATTCCTCGCTAAATCAATGGAGTCACCAGACTACGACGTGAACAAACAGTACACAAAGCTCACATTCACTCCAACCCAGGCAGACCGTTTTGTTCTAGCATTCAGAAACTGGCTCAGACGGCATGGTAAGAGTCAGCCTGAATGGTTCGGCTCCACCCCGTCTAACCAACCTCTCCCTTCCACTGTCTTAACCAAGCGTCAGGTGAGCCATCAATCATGCATCCTAACATCATTTGATtgatctctatatatatacaaacacatGTCTGAAAACGTGACAAATTTGAACAAACAGATGCTAGATAGATTTGATCAGCATACACAAGTATGCTCTTCCTGCAAAGGAGCTTACAACAGTTTCCAAATCCTCAAGAAGTTTCTCGTTGGCGCGACGGTTTTCTGGGCCGCCACGGCTGGTGTTCCTTCTGATGTTCAGATTCGACTGGTTCTTGCTGGTTTATCACTGATATCAGCTGCTTCTGCATATGCTTTACATGAACAAGAGAAGAACTTTGTGTTTAGAGATTATGTACATTCTGAAATCGAGTAGATTTGTTGTGTATATGTATAATCATCATACAAAGTACAAACATTGTAAATCAAAATCCAGAGGAACTTTTAGCACTATAAAACCGATTTAACCGTTAAATTTTGGGTACTCAATTGaactttataaaacttttaagtaagaaaacagaaaagtaGAATAATTACGGGGTCAAATTcgaaacataagaaaaacattcGTCACTTCACTTGAGCAAGCACACGAAAAGCCGATAAGAAGATAACAATTACTACAACTGTGCGCTCTTGTTATCTCTGCTTTGAAGTGAAATCAGCTTTGGCTATGGCTTCTTCGACAGCTTTGTCTCTCTCATGGAGCTCCTCTCCTTGTTGGTCACACAGCTTCAATGGCGGTGCAAATGAAACCCTAAAAGTATCTGAGCGAAGGTTCAATTTTGAAGTTGTTTCCCAGAAGAAAGCTAAGAAACTTCGCAAGGTAAAAGTCATTACCTTTCATGGGTTTCcttcaaaaatttgatttggcttttagttagtttttgatttgagCTTGTGTTTCTGAAGAATTTTGGTGGAGATGAAAGTAAAAGACTTGAAGATGCTTAATTTATGGGTTTAGTGTAAAAACATCGTCTTTGTTCTTGTATCAGCGTAGTTAGGAAGAAAGATGAATCAACATTAGAAAAGTAGACGCCTTTATATTACCAGTTTAGTTTCAAGTAGTGAAGATAAATTGGTTTGAAGCTTTGTTTCTGTGTAGAGAAATGGAGTAAGTGAAACACTAATGGtaaatcttgttttgtgtCTTTAAGGTAATTTTGAAAGAGGATGTGACGGATTTGGGTAAGCAAGGGCAATTACTTGATGTGAAAGCTGGATTTTTCAGAAACTTCCTCTTGCCTACTGGAAAGGCTCAGCTTATGACTCCACTTCTGCTCAAGTAATTCACCTCAACTTCGAAATTTCCGTTCGCTTTTGTATGCTCTTACTATTCGGTTCTAAGGCCTTTGTATTTCGAGGGACTTTGCTACAATGTTGTAagatcaaca from Arabidopsis thaliana chromosome 3, partial sequence includes these protein-coding regions:
- a CDS encoding S-adenosyl-L-methionine-dependent methyltransferases superfamily protein (S-adenosyl-L-methionine-dependent methyltransferases superfamily protein; FUNCTIONS IN: S-adenosylmethionine-dependent methyltransferase activity, methyltransferase activity; INVOLVED IN: biological_process unknown; LOCATED IN: cellular_component unknown; CONTAINS InterPro DOMAIN/s: SAM dependent carboxyl methyltransferase (InterPro:IPR005299); BEST Arabidopsis thaliana protein match is: farnesoic acid carboxyl-O-methyltransferase (TAIR:AT3G44860.1); Has 896 Blast hits to 886 proteins in 115 species: Archae - 0; Bacteria - 49; Metazoa - 9; Fungi - 5; Plants - 720; Viruses - 0; Other Eukaryotes - 113 (source: NCBI BLink).); amino-acid sequence: MSTSFTMIGGEGPNSYRDHSKYQGALVEAAKEKINEAISTKLDIDFTSNLVNIADFGCSSGPNTFTAVQTLIDAVENKYKKESNIEFQVFFNDSSNNDFNTLFKTLPPARLYFASGVPGSFFGRVLPRNSLHLGVSAYSLHFISKIPKEVKDRDSPVWNKDIHCSGSSKEVAKLYLGQYKIDVGSFLNARAQELVSGGLLLLLGSCRPNGVQMFETVEGMMIDFIGASLNEIANQGLIDQQKLDTFKLPIYAPQADELKQIIEDNGCFTIEVFENIIHAKGEYPLDPEFLTVSFKVTVGGSVASLFGQDGMEKTFELVKEKTQEMLPQIAKAKPGMQYLIVLRRNCFHDLFRSLKRDLNNVIAMMCVCVCMCCIVCYFK
- the ACD1 gene encoding Pheophorbide a oxygenase family protein with Rieske 2Fe-2S domain-containing protein (ACCELERATED CELL DEATH 1 (ACD1); FUNCTIONS IN: iron-sulfur cluster binding, pheophorbide a oxygenase activity; INVOLVED IN: flower development, cell death, chlorophyll catabolic process, defense response to bacterium, incompatible interaction, fruit development; LOCATED IN: chloroplast, chloroplast inner membrane; EXPRESSED IN: 22 plant structures; EXPRESSED DURING: 13 growth stages; CONTAINS InterPro DOMAIN/s: Rieske [2Fe-2S] iron-sulphur domain (InterPro:IPR017941), Pheophorbide a oxygenase (InterPro:IPR013626); BEST Arabidopsis thaliana protein match is: ACD1-like (TAIR:AT4G25650.1); Has 4072 Blast hits to 4065 proteins in 685 species: Archae - 4; Bacteria - 2839; Metazoa - 50; Fungi - 15; Plants - 409; Viruses - 0; Other Eukaryotes - 755 (source: NCBI BLink).); the encoded protein is MSVVLLSSTSATITKSQSKKIPFLSPTTKFPLKVSISPSRSKLFHNPLRVAAPPSVPTSDSTEEKRIEEEYGGDKEEEGSEFKWRDHWYPVSLVEDLDPNVPTPFQLLGRDLVLWFDRNDQKWAAFDDLCPHRLAPLSEGRLDENGHLQCSYHGWSFGGCGSCTRIPQAATSGPEARAVKSPRACAIKFPTMVSQGLLFVWPDENGWDRANSIEPPRLPDDFDKPEFSTVTIQRDLFYGYDTLMENVSDPSHIDFAHHKVTGRRDRAKPLPFKVESSGPWGFQGANDDSPRITAKFVAPCYSMNKIELDAKLPIVGNQKWVIWICSFNIPMAPGKTRSIVCSARNFFQFSVPGPAWWQVVPRWYEHWTSNLVYDGDMIVLQGQEKVFLAKSMESPDYDVNKQYTKLTFTPTQADRFVLAFRNWLRRHGKSQPEWFGSTPSNQPLPSTVLTKRQMLDRFDQHTQVCSSCKGAYNSFQILKKFLVGATVFWAATAGVPSDVQIRLVLAGLSLISAASAYALHEQEKNFVFRDYVHSEIE